The Aedes aegypti strain LVP_AGWG chromosome 1, AaegL5.0 Primary Assembly, whole genome shotgun sequence sequence gtttgctggcatgcaatttcactcaaacggatatttatgattcgatgtgatgcaaactcaatcattttttgctgagaggtccATGTGAGGgattgaacggcttgcgcataattggtataaacacaaagtggaataagaaaaaaactcagcagtcacagaaaaaagaagaccgtcttcgcgagtctcgtctcaggtctaTGCCGTCTAATGATCGTTCTTCCATTATCAGTTCCAGGTACATTGCGTGGTCTGTGGTAGAAAAGTCTATTTTTTGTTCGTCATCCATCATGTGTTAGGACTGATGAGGTCATTTCTGATATGTTGACCTGAAAAGCGTTTACCCAGGTTGCTGTCAGCGGTAGGGGATATATCCATAGAACGTTTTACACTTTTGCTACGGTTTCGAAGGTCATAAGCAATGGCGTCGTTGCAATTAGATTTCTTTGCTGGTGGGGAGATGAAGCACTTGTCTTTTCGTGATAGTCTCGCGTTTGCATTTTTAGAGGATGAATCAGCTTTTGATCCATTCGACGCGGAGGGATTTTGAACTGATGATGGTTGAGAAGCTGAAATTCGAGCATTTGATGTTTTGGTGTTCCTTGGAGCCGGAGATTGGCTATGAGCTCTAGACCTGATAGCACTTTTAAGGTCTGCGAGTTCTTTGGTGAGGACCGCTACTTGTTTTTGCAAAGCTGTGATCATTTGATCTTTCACGGCCATCTCGTTGCTAATACGATCTTGGACAACACTGGCGAATGTTTCTTTCTTAAGTTCGTCTGCGTAGATTCTTCTGGCTTCAGGGAAAGATATACCTTGATCGACTTTGATCTGAATTATCTTTTGCTCAGACTTGTATTTCGGACAATCTCGTGAAGTAATTGCATGTCCTTTATTGCAGTGTAAACAATGTGGAGCGTTATTACATTACCCCCATCCATTTTGCTCATGCGACTGAGAGCAATGCAGGCAAATATCGCAATTTTGGCAATTCTTCTTGGAATGACCATATGCACCGCAGTTGAAGCAGATCATTGGGTATGGGTAATAGACCTTTGCCGGTATACGTAGAAGCCCAAAATACACGAACTTGGGTAGCTGAGTGCCATGAAACGACAGAACTAGCAAAGGTGTATTTTGTTGAAGATTGTTAACACGTTTTTTAACTCTCCGGACCGCGTGTACTCCTTGCGAATTAAGATATCCTAAAATCTCTTCTTCGCTCATGTCCTTCTAATCTGGATCGTACACTGTGCCTTGTACTGTATTCAATGTGGCATGCGAGATGATCTCAACTTGAGTTCCATCGGTGAGTTCTGTTATCTTCGTCAGTTTATTGAATACAGACTTAGAAGAGGTGCGGAGAAGATACCGCGTTCCTCGCCCTTCACGCGTAGCACCAACTTTCGATCCGATTGCCAGCTCAATGGATGTTCCGACAATAAACGGGTTCGGAAGAGGCAATTGCTCATTCCGATCAGCATTGCTTTTCGTGCTGTCATCGTTTGTTCTGCTGGATCTGCGCCGTAGCAGCAACACCATAGTACCTATGTCGTCCGCACTCCTCATCCAATGGGGTTGTCTGCTGCTTCCTGGTGGTTCATGTCTAGGCCCCCCAGGAGGGCCTGAAGAACTTCCGGTCATAAGACCGGAGCCTTGCAACactttgtttcaaaattgatttttaatttgtcCGTTTCAAAAATACGTGCGATATCGAGATTGTGCGTTGATTAGTACAGTAAACCACTCGGGTTGATTCACCTTTTCACTGCACACTGTGTATAGTCTTTGTGGTGGTATTGTTCATGCGCCGCGTGATATGGCCACTATTTCTGTGTTATTCGGCACTATATCACTGTTTTTCGACCAAACTCAAGTTTATAATGAAATCTCTGGTGACATTTTTTACCGGCTAtaccaaatttaaattttcatctaaaaatgggttcgaatatgaaccttgaACCTTGACCACAAGGGTTTTACTTTTTAACGCTGGGCTTGTTCCTGTCTGACATTTTGGaggggacacggaaaacaaaatacattcaaaatttgactttGAACCAAGGGGTatgacaaaacctcaaaaaccaGAAATAAATGTTTGTTGGCCTTAAACGAACgaaaaccatttgaaaattgagtaaacctatgtttctggcctaaacttaagcgtttggtactaaaattggaacaaGGCTTTAGAACAAGCAAAGTCTTCTAACGAGGTTGTATTTTGATGGACAAAGCCGTGGCAATAAGTGCCATCATCTGTTAGAGATTCTTAAGGTTGGGAACCTCTATTGTCCCCAACCGGGCTTTGTCCTGGGCCTCAGGGTCGTTTCAAATTCGCTCCAAGAGGAAATTGGGGATCTGGGCGGAATAACTTCCCTTAAAAAGCTCcaacgtagtcctacgtcaaaatttAATATTCTAAGGGTACAAAATGGGAGGAAATTCAGGGGCTAGCTATCAATATTCAAATATCCAATTAGATTatataattcattttaattagcGTGCATTttgtattacaaaaataaaggtaaattgGAATGGAAAAAGGAATGTCTTGTTACATTACCACATCTTCTGGAAGGGGGGGGGGCGTCTATCGTCGCGTTCGGATCTCAGCACCATCCCCCGCAGTGTTGTCTTCGTTCCATCGTGTACCGGGATCTTCAGTTGGTAGGTCGTATTAACCTCGGCCGGGTCAATCTTATTCACGCGGCCGCGTACTCGCAGGGCAACCGGACTAGATAGCGCTCCGGACCAACCACCGGGGAATCGCCTTTGGTTCCATGGCACAGGGGTTCCACAATGGTTCACTCGAACTAACACAACCCCGTCGGAAGAACTTGATCCTGTTGAGTGGCGCACGGATTTTTCCACAGAAAGCTTTCGAGTTTCCACTTTAACACTAGCCGACCGGGCCAAGAATAGTCAAAATGGCACACCGGGGCTTTATCTTTCACTGTGGGAGGAAAAAACAGAAGCGGGAATAAAACGCGCACTACTTGACGAGATGAAATTTGTTCACCTATTAGAGACCGTTTGTCTGTTGACAAACGGTTTTATTAGATCGCTGCTGTCGAATCGCAACCAACGTCCTGACAGTTGTCGCTGGTAGCGGTGGTGTGTAGTGGTAGACGAATGGGAATAGGGATGGTAGTAGAATGGGAATAGGGATGGGGATGTTCATGTTGGGATTatttcgatgtttttttttttttgtataattaatttttttgtaatttcattttatttcagGTATAagtatttcaatttcaaattttaattcatattatttttaacCAGCCATAATTTTAAtacaaatgataataataataagggtagtaaaaagaaaaataataatgataaggATAATAATAAGAGTAATAATTGGAATAATAACAAGAAtaataatgaacaaaaaaactatttacaggtaatatttacaaaaaacaaATGTAACCATTTTGAGAGGTTACACATCGAacgtttatttcaaatcaattgaTTATATAAAATATTAGGTAAAAATCTATCGAACGAATCGCACACGCCGGCGGCGCCTTGGGCGCGAACGTTTCCATTTATCTATGATGCACTCGATCATCAACACAAGACAACTCGCGATCATTCCGAAAGCCAGCAACTCCAGACAGCCGACGATCTGTTCGACGGTCAACTGCCGAGGACCGTTGGGCTCGATCGACTCTATCAGAAAGATCGGCAACGAAAATGACGAAGCCCAATAGTTGATGAGCCCGGCCGTGTCGATCAGCCCCAGTATGTAGTTGAACGGTTGTAGAACAGGTGACGATCGTTGACTGTAGATGGTCAGTTTGGACGAGTAGACTCGATCGCCGCTGATCCGTAGCACTTTGCCTTGCTTGGTGAGTTGCTTGTTCAGGTAGGCCACCGTTTCAATCGGAATGAGTATTATGTAGCGAGTCGATGGGTCTTGGAGTTCGTTAACTTCGCTGGCCCAGAAGTTGGTCAGATTGGACTGCTGTAGTTTGGCATGAACCCTGGGAAAGGCTTCGAAGATGTAGCTGTAGTTGCGGGCCATCCGAATGTGATAGCCGGCGGAGATAAACTGCGGGATGTACTTCGGGAGGGTTTTGTTCGGTTGTGATTGAAGAAACTTGAAGAGGGAAGCGACATACGAAGTTCGAATTACAATGCTGTAGAGAAGCCAGAATGTTAGCAGAGTTCGGGAGAAGTTCCGTATCGGCAACCGAGAAAGCGATCCACCGAAGAAGATGTTGAATGTGTTCAGCAGAGGTGTGGTTATGGAACGTCCAAATACAAAGTGCTGCGCAGAACGTCCATGGAACTTGATTACGATGATCACCGATACCGCAATCAGGATTATTGCGCTTACACAGGACCATGTGTCAAGTGCGTATGGCAGAAGGAGATGCTCTGCTGAGCTGTAAGACGGTCCAGGAGGAATGATGGTAGTCATCAAAGATGTGTAGTACGGGAAGGTGTGACCCAAGTAACGATTTCTGCGGTAAGTCATCGACCAGAACCCCACAGTAAAGTTCACTATCCGTTGCCGTAGAACCCGAGAAGCACCAGTGCAACTGCCGAGCTTGTCCGTGATGCCCCATTCCGGGGGTTCCATTATGACAATACTTAAAGTGAAGTTCAACAACTGACTGAGAACCCGCGTTAAGATTCCATCGATGCCGTCTAATCCGGAAACCGTTCCATCAAACTCAGCTCCCATAATCATGAACGGAGGAACATCGAATGTAACCATCTTCAGAGGACATCCGTAGAAATTCTTCAACTTCTTGGGGTAGAATGCTCTCTTGGGATCCACGAACCTACCCTTACTGTATATCTTCCACAGCCACGGGTGCACTTGCTCACAGTATCCAGGGCTGAATGGAAAGTACGTATAGTAGAAAGCATCTTCCGGCGAATCGTCGAAGCTCAACAGCACGGCAACGTTGATCACGTAATGCGACCATAAGTCATCCATGATCTGCTGAACGGTGTTGAAGTTATTCCGCGATGAATCCGTCACGATTATCAAAAAGTATCCACTATAGTCGTACGTTTGGACTCTCATCTTGTCGTTGATTTCGCTGAACGCCCTGAAGTCATCCACGAAGAAGACGTTGTGAGCCCTGGATTGGTTCAACACCTCTGCACGGATGGTTTCCAGCTGTACGCGGATTTTCGGTTCGATCCGCGGAAGTATCGCTCCGAGCAGGTCGTGCTGGAAACGGACATTTCGTTTGTTGCTCGCTCGGCGTCGGATGTACAGCTGGCTACATTCAGGCGCGAAGAAATCTTCGATGATGGCGACCGTGGCTCCAACTAGCGGAGACGGTGAGGGGGAGATGGTGGTTGTCCAGTTATATGCCTGGGATGGTAATAACAGGATGGTTGTAATGGCGAACGGGAGCCACATGATTGATGGTGGGAGATTTTAGAATGGCGTGATGTTCTTTCGCAATGCCAGTTTTAAGGCGTCGCAGCTAATAACTGTTCGGTAGATTTTTTGTCAATTAGTAACAGATTGTCGATTAAGATCATCACGCGATATTATAAATGTAATTTGGGAGATACTGAGAAAGTGCGAGCTCACTTTAAAATCCAATGAAGCTTCCTCCTAAAATCCGAAAAAGAAGCAGTGAACAATTTCCTTCTGGGAGTCCACTCAGGAGTCATCCTGGAGTCCGAGTAGAACTATCACTTGAGTCCGAACAGAACTTCTACTGGAGTCCAAGCAGGAATTCTTCCTAGAGTCCAATGAGGACTTCTCCCAGAGTCCGAAGAGGACATCTTCCTAGAGTCCGAACAGGACGTCTTCCTGGAGTCCGAACAGAACGCCACAGAGGACTCCTCCTGGATTCCGCAGGGGACTCCTCCTGGAGTCCGTATTGGACTACTCTTCCTACAGCCCGCAGAGGACATTTCCTGGAATCCGCAGAGGACTCCTCTTGGAGTTCGAAGAGGACTTCCCCTAGAGTCCGCAGAGGTCTCCTCCTAGAGTTCACAGAAAACTCTTCCTGGAGTCTACAGAAAACTCCTCTTGGAGTCTACAGAGGATGTCTCCTGGAGTCCACAGAGGGCACCTCCTAGAGTCCACAGAGAGCTCTTCCTGGAGTCCACAGAGGGCTTTTCCTGGAGTCCAGAGAAGACTTGTCCTGGAGTCCAAAGAAGACTTGTCCTGGAGTCCAAAGAAGACTTGTCCTGGAGTTCACAGAGGACTCCTCCTGGAGTCCGCAGGGGACTTCTCCTGGAGTCCGCAGGGGACTCCTCCTGGAGTCCGCAGGGGACTCCTCCTGGAGTCCGCAGGGAACTCCTCCTGGAGTCCGCAGGGGACTCCTCCTGGAGTCCGCAGGGGACTCCTCCTGGAGTCCGCAGGGGACTCCTCCTGGAGTCCGCAGGGGACTCCTCCTGGAGTCCGCAGGGGACTCCTCCTGGAGTCCGCAGGGGACTCCTCCTGGAGTCCACAGGGGACTCCTCCTGGAGTCCGTATTGGACTACTCCTGCTACAGTCCGCAGAGGACATTTCCTGGAATCTGCAGAAGACTCCTCTTTGAGTTCGAAGAGGACTTCTACTAGAGTCCGCAGAGGACTTCTCCTAGAGTCCACAGAAAACTCTTCCTGAAGTCCGCAGAAGACTTCTCCTGGAGTCCGCAGAGGGTTCTTCCTGGAGTCGAAGAAGGTTCCTCCTGGAGTCCGAAGAGGACTTCTCCTAGAGTCCACAGAGAGCTCCTCCTGGAGTTCGCAGTGGAATTTTGCTACAGTCCGCAGAGGACTCTTGCTGAAGTCCGGGAAGGCTTCTCTTGGAGTCCGAATAGAACTCCTCCTGGAGTCCACAGAGGACTCCTCCGTGAGTCCGAAAATAACTTCTCTTGAAGTTCGCAGAGGGCTCCTCCTGGAGTTCGCAGTGGACTTCTCCTACAGTCCGCAGAGGACTCTGCCTGGAGTCCGCAGAGGCTTCTCCTAAATTCCGCAGACGACTCCTCCTGGAGTCCGAATAGAACTCCTCCTGGAGTCCACAGAGGACTCCTCCTTGAATCCGAAGAGAACTCCTCCTGAAGTCCGCAGAGGACTTCTCCTGGCGTCCGCAgaagattcctcctggaatgcGCAGAAGAGTCCTCCTGGAGTCCACATAGGAATTCGCATAGGACTCCTTCTGAAGTCCGCTGAAGACTCCTCCTGGAGTACGCAGAGGGCTACTTCTAGAGTCCACAGGATACTCCTCCTGGAGACCCCAGAGGACTCCTCCTAGGAGTTCACAGAAGATTATTTCTGGAGTCCGCAGAGAACTCCTCCTGGTGTCCACAGAGGACTCCTCCTGATGTCCGTAAAAGTCTGGAGTCCGCATTAGACTCCTCCTGGAGTCCGCATAGCACTCCTTCTGGAGTCCGCATAGGACTCCTCCTGGAGTCCGCATAGAACTCCTCCTGGAGTCCGCATAGGACTCCTCCTGAAGTCCAcataggcggcgtccatttattacgtaacgctaaaatttgaaattgttgaccccctcccccccccccctccgtaacgctttttgtatgattttttttaaatttttgtatgagccgtaacgcttgagcctactccccccctccccctagagcgttacgtaatttgtggatgcctcCATAGGACTTTTACAAGAATCCGCATAGGACTCTTACTGAAGTCCAAAAGTAACTGCTCCTAGCCTCCAAAGAGGTTTCCTCATGGAGTCCTAACAGTCCTCCTGAGTTTTCCTGGAATCCGGACAAGACTCTCCCTGGAATTTGCATGGGATTACTCTTACATTTCGAACAGGACTCCTGCAGTCCAGACAGGTTTCCTCCTTGATCCGGGTAACACTTCTCCTGGTTTTCTTCAACTGGAGTCCAAACATGTCCTTTCCTACAATCTGTACAAGTCTGCTGTAGCCCAGACAAGGTTACTCCTGCATATCGTCTGATGTTCCTTGAATTCCCCACCCAGACTATGGATTTTCTCTCACATATCAAAACATGTCCAGAATACCCTCAACCATTcctaacatttctttgcaagaTAGTAACAACAAATCTCCATAAAAAACACCACGCAACTCCCACCAAGCGCAATCGCCCACAGCTGAAACGCCCCCAACAGCTGCCGTACGGTTAACTGCTTCCGCTCATCGGAAGCCTCCGGAACTACGGCGTACTTGTCGTCCACGTAGCGGTTAACCCACGCCCGCACCATCCCATGCGGAATCAACTCGAGCAGCGTGTCGTCGAAGGGCTTCGTGAGACAGGAGTTCAGCCGCAAGCCAATGCTGATCGCGTAGTTGTACAGCCGTTCCTTCAACATCCGCAGGTACTGCCCGTCGGCGAACCTCGCGTTGTCGTACAGGACCTTTTCGTAGTTGGAAATTCGCTCCCCGCGGAGCTGTCCCCGGCGAATGGCGTCGTCGTAGTGTTTAATTTCCGCGTCCGGAATGATTCGAACCTGAGGCTGCAGCTCAGGAAGATGGTTGAAGACATACTCTTCGCTGGATATCAGATAGATCGGGTAACGGCCGTCGATGAGTTGTTTGAGGGTCGTGATCGTCGAATGGTTCGTGGAGAGCTGCAGAAAATTGAACAGGGCTTGTTGGTAGACCGTGCGGGTGATCAAACCGTGGATAAGCCACAGAGTTAGTAGGAAGCGGGCAAAGTTTCGGGTAGGGAGAACGGAGAGGGATCCTCCGAAGAGAACGTTCAGGAGGTTTACGGCTGGCGATTGAATGCGGCTTCCAAACACGAAAGCTTGCATTCTGGTACCCATCCGACTGATCACAGAGATAACCAAAAATCCAACGGATATACATCCCAGGAATACAAACCAAAGAGTGTTGGTGAATGGCAACAAAAGCTTCTCGAAGGCTTCGTATTCCTCGCCGGCCGATACCATCACAACCAGCGCAGTGAAGTGATAGTTGTGAGACAGCGACATGAACTTCAGCCTTAGCTGGTTGTATCCGAAGAAACCTAGCGTAAAGTTAGCTTCTCCTTCGATGACCATCTTCATCGCTCCCGTAGTGGTTCCGTTTTCGAAGATCAATCCGAACCGCAAGCCATGTGGAACCTCTCGTAGAACGGTAGAAAAGTTCAGCTTTGCCGAAATATGCCGCAGCAGTACTGCATCTATCCCATCCATCCCAACGACGGTTTCTCCAGGTCCGTGCTGCAGACGCATGAAA is a genomic window containing:
- the LOC5577924 gene encoding uncharacterized protein LOC5577924, giving the protein MWLPFAITTILLLPSQAYNWTTTISPSPSPLVGATVAIIEDFFAPECSQLYIRRRASNKRNVRFQHDLLGAILPRIEPKIRVQLETIRAEVLNQSRAHNVFFVDDFRAFSEINDKMRVQTYDYSGYFLIIVTDSSRNNFNTVQQIMDDLWSHYVINVAVLLSFDDSPEDAFYYTYFPFSPGYCEQVHPWLWKIYSKGRFVDPKRAFYPKKLKNFYGCPLKMVTFDVPPFMIMGAEFDGTVSGLDGIDGILTRVLSQLLNFTLSIVIMEPPEWGITDKLGSCTGASRVLRQRIVNFTVGFWSMTYRRNRYLGHTFPYYTSLMTTIIPPGPSYSSAEHLLLPYALDTWSCVSAIILIAVSVIIVIKFHGRSAQHFVFGRSITTPLLNTFNIFFGGSLSRLPIRNFSRTLLTFWLLYSIVIRTSYVASLFKFLQSQPNKTLPKYIPQFISAGYHIRMARNYSYIFEAFPRVHAKLQQSNLTNFWASEVNELQDPSTRYIILIPIETVAYLNKQLTKQGKVLRISGDRVYSSKLTIYSQRSSPVLQPFNYILGLIDTAGLINYWASSFSLPIFLIESIEPNGPRQLTVEQIVGCLELLAFGMIASCLVLMIECIIDKWKRSRPRRRRRVRFVR
- the LOC5565008 gene encoding uncharacterized protein LOC5565008: MLLTLLYLQMSAVYGEALTPLPAVQPTLQLLVHAATAIFVSSEFNDTVPYTVFVSWETSNDHPVQQFPQLLDQVLRSLEKEHIVVRIIYHNSVETVRPRTTNVFFVDGLSAFEELHATIRPKQYDFTGNYIIIVLNENEQAEEEFVAERILQLMWQYYVVNVDVLFGSLDYEEVRMYTYFPFNPGSCEKVKSLNNFHGCPLTAAVYTYGAFMRLQHGPGETVVGMDGIDAVLLRHISAKLNFSTVLREVPHGLRFGLIFENGTTTGAMKMVIEGEANFTLGFFGYNQLRLKFMSLSHNYHFTALVVMVSAGEEYEAFEKLLLPFTNTLWFVFLGCISVGFLVISVISRMGTRMQAFVFGSRIQSPAVNLLNVLFGGSLSVLPTRNFARFLLTLWLIHGLITRTVYQQALFNFLQLSTNHSTITTLKQLIDGRYPIYLISSEEYVFNHLPELQPQVRIIPDAEIKHYDDAIRRGQLRGERISNYEKVLYDNARFADGQYLRMLKERLYNYAISIGLRLNSCLTKPFDDTLLELIPHGMVRAWVNRYVDDKYAVVPEASDERKQLTVRQLLGAFQLWAIALGGSCVVFFMEICCYYLAKKC